One Brassica napus cultivar Da-Ae chromosome A1, Da-Ae, whole genome shotgun sequence genomic region harbors:
- the LOC106363237 gene encoding uncharacterized protein LOC106363237 translates to MDVSEDLARDYPPRLYHEGASIFENKSINTNSHFSEIPRLRQAIGIHVWDNLKTYPVGLIAKLAESKLVWSGKTVHYLLVDSCESIRRRFGLSLLINLSVTLGCGPKFDELIEALTECPFWSADQRKWYRLLFLIAIGLYGLHHNCRIPFESAKRVFDDDALMTYPWGRTAYEFLVDSIKLLHPQGGSYTLSGFKDVLLVWAYESVTVFGELYGRKVNPDEIPLLQWGGSRTRASLATTIAKEMNDHGTVRVRKMVMKEGLEELFPQWKDEADDLQLDNLIKDIHADRFAGVSSEAEPPSKKQKKGKKQNEVKINEGETAVVEEKESAKEKGRSEAVLLNIVAHLEKLDQKFDSRLTEYDTKFGDFSQEDNQQPESNSGQPDGQNVMVSEDNRQPDSNSGQPASKTPIDKQFEDNQPQKTPDKGQSEKNLADDIAKADAKGMGAKLNSKVVRDKAAGVKKNLDSAFGNADATNADLVSDSPGKEPPFRRYCRGLGKRNNLAADLERNEAELKKK, encoded by the exons ATGGATGTTTCCGAAGATCTAGCAAGGGATTACCCTCCAAGACTTTACCATGAAGGGGCTtctatttttgaaaacaaaagcattAATACGAATAGTCATTTTTCTGAGATCCCTCGACTTAGACAAGCAATTGGAATACATGTGTGGGATAATCTGAAGACGTATCCTGTTGGATTGATTGCTAAACTGGCTGAGAGCAAATTGGTGTGGTCTGGTAAGACCGTACATTATCTACTTGTAGACAGCTGCGAGTCTATAAGAAGGAGATTTGGTCTCTCGTTGTTGATCAACCTCTCAG TGACGCTTGGGTGCGGACCCAAGTTTGATGAGCTTATAGAAGCTTTAACGGAGTGTCCATTCTGGAGTGCTGATCAGCGGAAATGGTATAGGCTGTTGTTTCTTATAGCCATTGGACTTTATGGCTTGCATCATAATTGTAGAATACCCTTTGAAAGTGCAAAAAGAGTATTCGATGATGACGCCCTGATGACTTATCCTTGGGGTCGGACTGCCTATGAATTTCTTGTTGATTCTATCAAGTTGTTGCATCCACAAGGAGGGTCGTACACCCTTAGCGGCTTCAAGGACGTGTTATTGGTTTGGGCGTATGAATCTGTCACAGTGTTCGGAGAGCTTTATGGCAGAAAAGTGAATCCAGACGAAATTCCGCTTTTGCAATGGGGTGGAAGTCGTACTCGTGCAAGTCTTGCTACTACAATAGCTAAGGAGATGAATGATCATGGAACG GTGCGTGTGAGGAAAATGGTGATGAAGGAGGGTCTAGAAGAGCTGTTTCCTCAGTGGAAGGATGAAGCAGATGACCTACAACTTGATAACCTAATTAAAGATATACATGCAGATAGGTTT GCTGGAGTTTCGTCAGAGGCTGAGCCACCctcaaagaagcagaagaaaggTAAGAAACAGAATGAGGTGAAAATCAATGAGGGTGAAACTGCTGTTGTAGAGGAGAAGGAGAGTGCAAAAGAGAAGGGTCGTAGCGAAGCGGTTCTGCTGAACATAGTTGCTCATCTCGAGAAGTTGGACCAAAAATTTGACTCGAGATTAACAGAATACGACACCAAGTTTGGAGATTTTTCCCAAG AAGACAACCAACAGCCGGAGTCCAATAGTGGTCAACCTGATGGTCAAAACGTGATGGTCTCAGAAGACAACCGACAGCCGGACTCTAATAGTGGTCAACCTGCATCTAAGACCCCTATTGATAAACAGTTCGAAGACAACCAACCGCAAAAGACCCCTGATAAAGGCCAATCTGAGAAGAATCTGGCAGATGATATTGCTAAAGCTGATGCGAAAGGTATGGGAGCAAAGTTGAATTCGAAGGTTGTCAGGGATAAGGCTGCTGGGGTGAAAAAGAACTTGGATTCGGCGTTTGGTAATGCCGATGCAACAAATGCTGATTTGGTCTCTGATTCTCCTGGTAAGGAACCACCATTCAGACGCTATTGCAGGGGCTTAGGGAAAAGAAATAACTTAGCGGCTGATTTGGAGAGGAATGAAGCTGAGTTAAAGAAGAAGTAG